Proteins encoded within one genomic window of Hevea brasiliensis isolate MT/VB/25A 57/8 chromosome 8, ASM3005281v1, whole genome shotgun sequence:
- the LOC110667964 gene encoding acyl-CoA--sterol O-acyltransferase 1-like, which yields MEGAEMQDFIEVWLEVIISLCYCYAIRNIIPTGFKRLLFVLPVVCFFFYLPLNLFSPHLGGTTAFFISWLANFKLLLFAFGKGPLSADPSISLPLFVAVSCLPIKIRKNPPPNKPLNHQNKENPPLKSHQNGQIKENPSRKPREGPLNYAIKGIAVAMLVRVYDYSEYIHPKFILVLYAFHIYFFLELTLAVSAALARAMLGIELEPQFNEPYLSTSLQDFWGKRWNLMVTRILHPTVYEPTRNFFARVIGRELATLPAVFGTFVVSAVMHELMFYYLGRVRPTWDISAFFLLHGFCLTAEIALKKALNQKWQLPRLLSGFLTVGFVMTTAFWLFLPKFIQCRIDVRAFEEYAALGAYVRNASESVLRVWPGH from the coding sequence atggagggTGCTGAAATGCAAGACTTCATCGAGGTTTGGCTTGAAGTCATCATTTCTCTGTGTTATTGCTATGCAATTAGAAACATTATTCCTACAGGGTTCAAAAGGCTACTCTTTGTTCTCCCAGTTGTTTGCTTCTTTTTCTACCTTCCTCTTAATCTCTTCTCTCCTCATCTTGGTGGTACTACTGCTTTTTTCATTTCTTGGCTTGCCAATTTCAAGCTCCTTCTCTTTGCTTTTGGTAAAGGTCCTCTTTCTGCAGATCCATCAATTTCTCTCCCTCTTTTTGTGGCTGTTTCTTGCTTACCCATCAAGATCCGAAAAAATCCACCACCAAACAAGCCCTTAAATCATCAAAATAAAGAAAACCCACCTCTAAAATCACACCAAAATGGCCAAATCAAGGAAAACCCATCAAGAAAACCAAGAGAAGGTCCTCTAAACTATGCAATAAAGGGCATAGCTGTGGCCATGTTGGTTCGTGTATATGATTACAGTGAATATATCCATCCAAAATTCATCCTGGTTCTCTATGCCTTCCATATTTATTTCTTCTTGGAACTCACTCTAGCCGTAAGTGCAGCCCTGGCTCGAGCCATGCTAGGCATAGAGCTCGAACCACAGTTCAATGAGCCCTACCTCTCTACATCGCTTCAAGATTTCTGGGGCAAGAGATGGAACCTCATGGTCACTCGTATCCTACACCCCACCGTTTATGAACCCACACGCAACTTCTTCGCACGTGTCATTGGCCGGGAGTTGGCCACACTCCCGGCTGTTTTCGGAACATTTGTGGTGTCGGCAGTAATGCACGAGCTCATGTTCTATTACCTGGGGCGAGTGAGGCCCACGTGGGATATCTCTGCGTTCTTTCTTCTGCATGGGTTCTGTTTAACGGCTGAGATTGCTCTTAAGAAGGCGCTGAACCAGAAGTGGCAACTGCCAAGGTTATTGTCTGGATTCTTGACCGTTGGGTTTGTTATGACGACAGCGTTTTGGCTGTTTTTGCCAAAGTTCATACAGTGTCGGATTGATGTTAGAGCGTTTGAAGAATACGCGGCACTAGGAGCGTATGTGAGGAATGCAAGTGAAAGCGTGTTGCGAGTTTGGCCAGGTCATTGA